The Myxococcaceae bacterium JPH2 nucleotide sequence GTCAGGTTAAACTTGACGACCATGATCTCCCCCGCCGACATGATGCTCTTCGTCACCGTGGTCCGAGCGGAGAGCTTCACGCGAGCCGCGAGCCAGCTCGGCATCACGAAACAGACCGTCAGCGAGCGCATTGGCAATCTGGAGAAACGGCTCGGGGTGCGCCTCCTCGAACGAACGACGCGACGCCTGAGACCCACCGGAGCCGGAGTGACGTACTACGAGCGCTGCTCCGCCATCGCCGCGCAGATCGAAGAAGCAAACAGCGAAATACAGCAGCGGCAGGATGAACCTTCAGGACTGCTGAGAATCGCTTCGCCGTCGCTCTACGGGCGGCGCTTTCTGACGCCCGTGATTGCGAACTATCTGGTCCGCCATCCGCAGGCGCGCGTGGAGCTGGTCCTGGCGAATCGGCGCATCCACCTCATCGAAGAGGGACTGGACCTGGCGATTCATATCGGGCCACTCGACGATTCGTCGCTCGTGGCGAAGAAGCTCGCCGAGATTCCGTTCCACTTCGTCGCGAGCCCCCGCTACCTGTCGAAGTACGGAACCCCGAGCCCCAAGGACCTCGGCTCCGCGCGCTGCATTGGCATCGGAGCGTTCGAGACATGGGAGGCCGCGGGAGTGAAGACTCGAATCGATCCGGTCCTGACGCTGAATGACCTGGAACTCGCCTGCGAGGCAGCGCTGGCCGGGGTCGGTATCGCGAGAGTCCCAGTCCCGCTCATCCGAGAAGCCGTCCAAGACGGCCGCCTGAAGGTCCTCTTCGGCCCCAAGCCCGCGATGATGCGAGCCATTCACGCCGTCTACCCAAGCCGTACAAACCTCCCAGCCAAGGTCCGAGTCTTCCTAGACGCCCTGACAGTCCTCACCGAACCGGAACCACCACTCGTCCCAAATCCGAGACGAAAGCGCTAGCAAGCCCGCAGGCCCAATCTGAAGCAAGAACCTACAGGCACACGAAAGCCATTCAACCTATGGTCCGCGAAGCGCAGGCAAACCG carries:
- a CDS encoding LysR family transcriptional regulator; the encoded protein is MISPADMMLFVTVVRAESFTRAASQLGITKQTVSERIGNLEKRLGVRLLERTTRRLRPTGAGVTYYERCSAIAAQIEEANSEIQQRQDEPSGLLRIASPSLYGRRFLTPVIANYLVRHPQARVELVLANRRIHLIEEGLDLAIHIGPLDDSSLVAKKLAEIPFHFVASPRYLSKYGTPSPKDLGSARCIGIGAFETWEAAGVKTRIDPVLTLNDLELACEAALAGVGIARVPVPLIREAVQDGRLKVLFGPKPAMMRAIHAVYPSRTNLPAKVRVFLDALTVLTEPEPPLVPNPRRKR